In the genome of Telluria mixta, the window CCGGCGCCGAGGGACTTCAGCTTGGCCTCAGGGATGTCGGCCGTCATCTCGGTCGTGATGAAGCCCGGCGCGATGGCGTTCACCCGCACGTTGAAGCGGCCCAGTTCCAGCGCGAGCGAGCGGGTCATGCCGATCATCGCGGCCTTCGTGGCCGAGTAATTCGTCTGCCCCACGTTGCCCTTGAAACCGGACACGGACGACATCTGCAGGATCACGCCGTCGCCCTCTTCCACCATGGCATGCGCGAAGGCGCGGGTGACGTAGAACGATGCGTTCAGGTTGGCGTTGACGACGTCCGTCCACTGTTCGCTGCTCATGCGCATGAGGACCGCGTCGCGCGTGATGCCGACGTTGTTCACGACGGCATGCGGCGCGCCCCGCTCGACGAGCAGCCCGCGCGCCAGCGCGTTGACGGCCTCCTCGTCCGCGCTGTCGCAGCAGTGACCCGTCGCGTGCGCGCCGATGTCCGCCATCTCGCACACGAGTTCCGCGGCCGCCTCGTGCGAGCGCTGGTACGTGAACACAACGTCGTAGCCGGCCGCGCAGAACGCGGCGACGAGACCGCGGCCGATGCCGCGCGTGCCGCCCGTGACCAGTACCCACTGTATCTTTACTGCGTTCGAATCCATGAATGATAGTCCTTGCTTGAAGATGAATGATAGAGAAAACCGAGAATGGCGCCGCGGTAGGCGCCGGGGAATGCCTTGCGCACTTCCAGGTGGCCGCAGTCGGGATACACGCGCACGCTGGTCGCCCCGCAGGCCTCGCGCAGGCGCGCCACCTCGGCCGGTGCGATGAACGGGTCGTCGCCGCCGAACAGGAACAGCCGCGGCAGATCGTCCGGCAGCGGCAGCGAGCGGAAGATCGGACGCGTGCCCGTCGCATCGGCCCAGCGGCTCGTGCTCATGCCCCGCATGACGGCACCCGTCACGCCGCCGCCGAAGAAGCGCGCGACCGTCGCCGGCACGCTGTCGCACAGCACCGACGCGAACGCCGTGCGCCCCGTCGCGATGGCGTGCAGCGCGTGAAAGGCGCCAAACGACGCGCCCAGCACGTGCACGGGCAGACCGGGCCAGCGCTCGTGCGCCCATTCGCCCACGGCGACGACGTCTTCGGCGAACGACACGCCGTCGACCGTGCTGCGGCCGAAGCCCTTGAAGTCGAAACCGACGACGTGGTAGCCGGCATCCGCCAGCCACTCGTGGTAGCCGTGGTTGAAGAACCAGTGCATGCCGTATTTGACGAACGGGTGGCACAGCAGGACGACGCCGCGTGCCGGCACGCGCCGGCTGGCGACCACCGCGCCGGCCAGCCAGCTGCCGTCCGTGCTCGTGTGGACGAACGGTTCCAGGCCCGCCGGGCCGTCGCCGCGCCAGCCGAACACGGGCCGGAACAGCGTTCGCATGAGAATCCCACCCGCTAGGCTGCCCATTGCTTCGCCTTCATCTCGGCATACCCGAACGCGGCCTCGTAACTGGGGCCGGCCACCCAGGCGCTGAGAAAATGGACGCCCGCGATCGGGAACGCGTGGTGGAACACATGGCCGGACAAGTCCGTCCCCACCATCGCGCCATAGCCCGCTCCGTCCGTGTTGTTGGTAAAACGCTCGTACGTGCGCGGCGTCGACACTTCCGTGTAGACGACATGCCCGCGCAAGCCCGGTTTCGCGGCATACAGCCGTTCGAGCATGACGTTCAGCGCGCGCGCCTTTTTCAGCTTGTAGGCGGGCGACCGGCGTTCCGGCCAGTGCGCCATCGTGTCCAGCACGTTCAGGCAGACGATGCGCCCGCCGCTCGGATTGAGCGCGTGGTAGTTCGTGACTTCCATGACGCTGTCGCGCCAGTAGGCCCGTTCGCACGCTTCGTCGCCGTCACAGACGGCGCGTGCGGCGCGGCTCGCGTCGGCGCCGGATGCGAAGATCATCGTCTCGGTGCTGGCGAGGCCGAGGTCCGCCGGCGCCGCGTCCGTCGTCAGGTACACGGTCGTCGTCGAGCGCGACGGTTTCAGGTTCTTCAGCTTGCGCCGTATGGGAGCCAACGCCGGCCGGTCGTCGAACAGGGTGCGCAGCGCGTAATGCGGCGCAGCGTTCAGGTACACGCGGTCCGCGTAAAAATCGCCCCTGGCCGTCGCAACGCCACGGACCTTGCCGGCGTCGTCGCTGAGGATCTTCCGGACCGCGGTCCCCAGCAGCACGTGGCCGCCGGCCGCGACGATACGGGCCGCGAGTACGTCCGACAGGCGCTGCGACGCGCCCTCGACGTAGGCATTGCCCTGCGTGAGCGTCGCGTACACGACGTGCAGGAAGTACAAATAGCCCAGGTCTTCCGGGAAGCCGCCCACGTAGATGCCGGTGGCCGCGAGGATCTCCCGCAGCCACGGGTCGTTGATGCGCTGCGCGAGCGCATCGGCCACCGTCACGTGCTTCAGGTGCTTGTGGGCGTAGCGCAGCTGCGCGAAGTCCGGCTCGAAGGTCCCGTCCATCATCTGGAACTGGTGGTAGCCGTTGCGACCGTGGACCGCCACCTCGTCGAAGAACCGGTCCAGGCCAGCGCGCTCGTGCGGGAAGCGCTCGTGCAGCGCCTGGCGGAAAGCGTCGACGCCGTTGCCGAAGCGAATGGCGCCGCCGGGCAGGCAGGCCTCGAAATAATCGGCCGGCACCTTCAGGCCCAGTTCCGCATCGAGCCCGAGGTCGGCGAAGATCCGGCGCAGATTGCCGCCCTCCCCCATGCCGCTCAGCTTGTGCAGGCTGCAGTCGAAGGCGGCGCCCGCCTTCGGACGCTGGAACACGGTCGCATAGCCGCCCGGCACGCCGTGCTTGTCGATGACGAGGATGCGTGCGCCGGGATGCCGCTTCACCACCTGCGCGCCGAACGCGAGGCTGGTGATGCCGGCACCGACGCAGATCGCGTCCCAACGGCTGCCGGCGTCCATCACGAGACTCCCACCTTGCGCAGCCAGGCATACAGCGGCGCGAAGCGCTTCTCGTTGAGCGCCAGGCTCCGTTCCGAGAAGCGCACCGCGTCGATCGCGGCCTGGTCGTCGCAGGCGATCGGGAACGCGAACGACGTGTGGCGCGCGATCTCCGGGTTGTACGTGAACTGCGGGACGAGGCGCGCCATCAGGCCGAGCATCATCTGGCGCATCTGTGCGGCCTGCACTTCCGGCGCATGTTCGAAGAACGACTCGCCGACCCAGCGCCCGAAGGCGATGTGGCGCGCTTCCTCCAGGTGGTGCTGATGGAACATCTCGCGCGTCAGCGGTTCGACGACATCGTCCTGCGACACGAACATGGCGGACAGCTCGGCCACCCATTCGAGCAGCAAGGTCGCGATGATGCCGGCCACCGGATGCATCTTCGGCAGCTGCACCGTCAGCATCTCGTGCAGGCCGTCCGGTGGGCCGAACAGCGGCAACCGCGCCAGCTTCATGTAGCGCCGGAACATCAGCGTGTGCATGATTTCCTCTTTCGAGAAGATCATCAGGTATTCGCGCACGTCCGGCGCCAGCGCATCCGCGTGGGCGTTCAGGTAGCCCATGTACAGCGGCGGCAGCGTCTGTTCGAGCAGGATGAACATCGACACGTCGCGCGCGTTTTCCAGCCACAGCACCTCGTGGCGCTGCGCCTCCGTCAGCGCGTCGAACCACGGGGTGCCGTAGATCCAGCAGTGCTCCATTTTCTTGGGCACGCCCTGGCGGTCGACGCCCTGCCGCCACGGCACGACCTGGTTCAGGTCCATCGGCGCCGCGTGCGACTTTTCGATCAGGGTTTCCACGCCGAGCCGGCCGCGCGGGCTGAGCGGGATGATGGGCGGTTGACCGGTCATCACGCCACCGCCGCCTGCGGCTGGTTCGTCTCGATGTACGCATACAGGTCGCCCAGGTTCTTCAACTGGCCCGATGCGAACAGCTCCGGCGTGATCTCGACCTTGAACTTCTTCTTGATGCGCAGCTGGATTTCCACGTAGTCCAGGCTGTCCAGTTCCAGTTCCTCGAACGTCAGCGCCGGGATGAGCGTCGACTCGTCGACGTCCTTCAGTTCCACGATCGCATCCTGCAGGAATTCGGCTACATTCATTTGTTACCTCCGTTGATTAGTTAGGGATATCAGTGTCGAACCTGGCGACCAGGCCGACTTCCACCAGCATGACGAGACGGCCCGCACACAGGACCGGCAGCGCGACGACGCCGCCGATCTGATTGCCGCTGGCGAGCAATTCGGGCGTGAGCAAGGCGTGATGCAGTCGGTTCCACTGGTCCGCATCGGCGGAGGCGTCGAAGAACGCCGCGTCGAACGTGACCGTGTGGCTCGATTGCACGACCACCCGCGATGCAGGCGCGCCGCCGGACAGGCGCATCATGTGTGCGTGCGCCAGGCGTTCGAGGACGTGCAGCCGCGAGCGCATGAATTGGGAAAACACGACCGCATCGAGTGCGATCCAGCGTTCGCGCACGTGCGGGTACGTGGCGAAGAACCGGTCGAGGTGCGCGCGTTCGAGCGGCTTGCCGCGCGGCGTGTCGCCCTGCAACTGGGCCGACGGGTCGCCCACCCGGCCATATGTGCCGCGGAAGTGTTCCGTCTTGCCCGTGGTGTCGTGCAGGCGGAACGCGATACCGTCGGCCGCCGGCTTCGTCGTGAAGACGACGTCGCGGTCGTGCGCGATGGGGTTGCGCAGCAGGGTGCGGAACTTCATCCAGCCGTCGGGTGCGACGGCTTGCGACGCGGCTTCCTTCATCGGCATCATCGCGAGCATGCCGTGCACGATCAGCGCATCGAGGCCGGCCGCGCGGGCGTGCGCGAGGTCGAAGTGGATCGGATTGCGGTCGCTGGAAAACTGCGCCCACTGCTCCACCGCGGGCATGTCGAACGACAGCGTCAGCGGCATCGGCGCGGCGGCCAGGTGTTTTGCAGTCTGCATCGCCCTCTCCTTACGCGCGCCCGACGACGAGGGCGCTGTTGGCGCCGCCGAAGCCGAAGCTGACGTTGAGGGCCGCATCGATCCGCTCCACCTGGCGGTGTTCGTTCGGCGTGTAATCGAGGTCGCACGCGGGATCCGCTTCGTCCATGTGGATCGTGGCCGGGATGATGCCCGTCTCCAGCGTCTTCAGGCAGAAGATCGTTTCCATCGAACCGGCCGCGCCGATCAGGTGGCCCGTGTACGACTTGGTGCTCGACATCGGGATGCCGGGCGCGCCGTCGCCGAACGCGGACTTGATCGTGTTCGTCTCGTTGACGTCGTTGATCGGCGTGGACGTGCCGTGCAGGTTGATGTAGCCGATGCGGTCCGGTGCCTGGCCGACGGCCTGCACGATCGCCATGTGGCGCGCGCGCAGGTCGTCGGCGGGCGCCGTCATGTCGTACGCGTCCGAGTAATTACCGTAGCCCGTGATCTCGCCGAGGATCGCGGCGCCGCGCGCCAGCGCATGCTCGCGCTCTTCCAGGCACAGGACGGCGGCGCCTTCCGCCAGCACGAAGCCGGTGCGGCGCGCGCTGAATGGGCAGCAGGCGCGGCGCACGTCGTGCTGTTCCTTGCTCAGGGCCTGGATGACGTCGATCGACCAGACGTTGAACGTCTCCTTCAGCGATTCGCTGCCGCCGGCCAGCATCACCCTGGCGCGGCCGGACTTGATGACTTCATAGGCGTCGCCGATGGCGATGGTGCCCGTCGCGCAGGCCGCGACCGGCGTGTTCTGGTAGCCGCGCATATTCCAGTTCAGCGCGACGGCGGCGGTGCCGATGCTGTGCATGGACATCAGGGTGGCGAACGACGACGACAGGCCGCTCTCGCGGTAATCGTTGTTGTTGTCGTTGACCGAGTCCATGCCGCCCCAGCCGGTGCCGATGATGGCGCCGATGTCGAACGGGGATTTCACGAACCGGTGAATCTCGTCGGCGCTGCCGAAGGCCATCTGCAGGGCTTCGCGCGAAGCGACCAGGGCGTTCTTCGCGAACGTCGGCAGCATTTTCAGCACGGCTTTCGGGAAGCCGGCGTAGCGCTGGCGCCTGTCTTCCATGAAGCTGAAGAAGCGGGCATTGATCTTGGGGTCGGGGAACTCGGTCAGCTGGTAACCGACGCGGTAATTCATGATCGCGTCCCAGATTTCCGGGACGTTTTCGCCCAGGGCGGAGACGGCTCCGTAGCCGGTGACGACGACGCGTTTGGGGTGCATGTACTTCTCCAATCGACGTGAAAGGTTAAATTTCGATGGGAGAAGTGTTACTTGGATAGGGTGGGCGGACAATACTCCGATCGGGTTATCGGGGGGTTGTCCCTCCCTGCGGGGGGTGAGTTTGTGGCGCGCGCCTCGGCGCATATGCGACGCTTGCGATTCTCTTACCCACCGTCTATAATGCGGCCTCACGCGAAACGACCGCATGATGAAGTTACCAGGAGAGGTGGCAGAGTGGTCGAATGTACCTGACTCGAAATCAGGCGTACGGGTGACCGTACCGTGGGTTCGAATCCCACCCTCTCCGCCAAGACAAACAAGGCCCCATCGGGGCCTTTTTGTTTTGCTTGAAACAGCCGGGCACTTAGCTGACCGGGACGCGATTCACCAATTCCCTCCCCTGCTCGAACGCCGTCAAACTCTCGATGGTCGTCCGCATAATCTGCCCGATGGCCTCGACGGTAAAGAACGCCTGGTGCCCGGTGACGATCACGTTCGGAAACGACACCAGCCGCTGAATGACGTCATCCGTGATGATCGTCGACGACAAATCCTGGAAGAACAGGCTTGCCTCCTGTTCGTACACGTCGATCGCGAGACCGCCCAGCTGCCCCGTCTTCAGCGCGGCAATCGCGGCCTCGGTGTCCACCAGTCCGCCGCGGCTCGTGTTCACAAGGATGCCACCCCGCTTGGCCCGCGCCAGCGACGTCGCGTTCACGATGTGGCGCGTCTCTTCCGTCAGTGGGCAGTGCAGCGAGACGACGTCGCTGCAGTCCAGCAGTTCGTCGATGCCGACGTAGCGTCCGCCCAGCGCCTCGAACGCCGGCGACGGATAGCGGTCGTGGCCGACCACCGTGCAGCCGAAGCCGGTCATGATGCGCGCGAAGATCGTGCCGATCTTGCCTGTGCCGATCACGCCCACGGTCTTGCCGTGCAGGTCGAAGCCCATCAGGCCGTGCAGATCGAAGTTGCCGTCGCGCGTGCGGGCGCTCGCGCGGGCGATCTTGCGGTTCACCGCGAGCAGCAGGCCCACCGCGAATTCCGCCACCGAGTGCGGCGAATAGTCCGTCACGCGCACGACCGCGATGCCGAGCCGCCCGGCCGCGGCCACGTCGATGTGGTTGTAGCCGGTGGAGCGCGTCGCCACCAGGCGTGTGCCCTGCTGCGCGAGCAGCGCGAGGACCTCTGCGTCGACCGTGTCGTTGACGAAGACGCAGACGGCGCCGCAGCCTGTTGCCAGGGCGGCCGTCTGAAGCGTCAGGCGATCTTCCAGGAAGCGCAGGTCGTGGCCGGCTTCCCGGTTGGCGTCCGACAGCATCGACTTGTCGTACGGACGGGCACTGAAGATGGCGGTTTTCATGACCGCCAGTCTAGCGCAATCAGGGAGCGAGACCCGCCATCAACGCATCGAGCGTCGCCTGGTCGCGCACCAGGCTGGTCTTGCGGTCGAAGATGCCGTCCGTCACACCGACGTCCCAGTAGAACGGCAGCACGCCGTTGGCGACGGCCGCCTTGACCACATGGGTATGGTAGTCATTGCGCGACTTGAGGTGCAGCGCCAGGGCATCGCCCGTCAGGTTCTTGCGCCGCATGGCGCTGAATTCTCCCAGCACGACGGGAATGCCCTTGTCGACGAATTTCCGCTTCAGGCTGGCGAACTGCGCATCGACGAACGCTTCCTCGCCAAACGTCGGATTGTGCTTCGTGTCCGTCTTCGAATGGTTGCCCGCGCCCCAGTAATAGGCCTGGTTGCCCCAGCTTTCGTCCTTGTCCATCATCACGAAATTATACGGGCCATAGAAGTGGATCTCGGCCATCATCCGGCCGGGTACCTTGTCGGCCGGCAGCGTGTGCATCAGCTTGACCGTCTTGTCGATGTCGGTGTCGGGCCCCTGCACGACCAGCACGCGGTAGGCGTTCCGGCCGCCGGTGGCGCGCACCGCGTCGACGAAGGTCTGGTGATAGCTCATCAGGACCGTGGCCGCCGGCGCGTTCGGCGCACCCGGTTCGTTGGCGCTGGCAAACATCACGTGCTCGTCGAAGTCGCGCAACGCCGTGGCGATCTGTTCCCAGTACGCCTTTTGCTTGGCATTGACGGCGTCCTTCTTGCCGGGCGTGACATTCCTCTCGAGCCAGCCGCCATCCCAGTGGACGTTGACGAGTACAACCATGTCGTTGTCGACACAGTACTGGACGACCTGCTTCACGCGATTGAGCCAGGCGGCGCTGATCTGGCCCGTCTTCTGGTCCGCGTACTGGTCCCACGACACGGGCAGGCGGATTGCATTGAATCCGGCTTTCTTGACGGCCTGGATCAGCGCATTCGAGACCTGGGGATTCTCCCATGCCGTTTCGCCGCCGATCGCCTCCATCGCATTGCCGATGTTCCAGCCGATGCGGATCGACGCCGCGATCTGTTGCGCATTGTGCGACATGCCCGTCATGTCGGCCGGTGCCGGGTTCGTGTTGTAGCTCGGATACGGGGCCGCCGCCGTCCGGGCCGTCGTTGCGGCGGCGGTGGCCGCGCCACTGCTGCCGCAACCCGCAAGCGACACCGCGAGCAACGTGATGCAGAACCTGGAGAAAACGCTCATCCGGGTCTCCACTTGAGAAGGCGCCCCCCTTACTTCGCCGCCAGGCCCGCCATCAGCGCATCCAGCGTCGCCTGGCCGCGCACCTGGTACGTCCGGCGATCGAAGATGCTGCCCGACTGGTCGTCCGGTGCCCCGATGTCCCAGAAGAACGGCTGCACGCCGTTGGCGCGGGCCTTCTTGACGACGTAGGTATGATAGTAGTTGCGCGACTTGAGGTGCAGCGCCAGGGCGTCGCCCGTCAGGTTCGTGCGCCGCTGGGCGGCGAACTCGCCGAGCAGGACCGGAATGCCCTTGTCGACGAACGCCGTCTTCAGGCTGGCAAATTGCGCATCGACGTAATCTTCCTCGCCCCATGTCGGATTGCGGTCGGTATCCGTCGTCGAGTGGTTGCCCGCGCCCCAGTAATAAGCCTGTTTGCCCCAGCTTTCATCCTTTTCCATCAGCACGAAATTGAACGGCGCGTAGAAGTGGACCTCGGCCATCATCCGGCCAGCCACCTTGTCGGTCGGCAGCGTCGGCATGTATTTCACCATCAGGTCGATGTTGGTCTCCGGGGCCTGCACGACCAGCACGCGGTAGGCGTTCTTGCCGCCGGTGGCGCGCACCGTGTCGACGAAGGTCTGGTGATAGCTCTTCAGGACATCGACTGCCGCCTTCAGCGTCGGCACGTCGGTATTCTGCTCATTGCCCGTGGCCGGTTCGTTGGCGCTGGCGAACATCACGTGCTCGTCGAAATCGCGCAGGGTCGTCGCGATCTGTTCCCAGTACGCCTTCTGCTTGGCATTCACGGCGTCCTTCCTGGCGGGCGTGATGTTCTTTTCCAGCCAGCCGCCGTCCCAGTGGATGTTGACGAGGACGACCATGTCGTTGTCGACGCAGTACTGGACGACCTGCTTCACGCGGGCGAGCCAGGTGGCACTGATCTGGCCCGTCTTCTGGTCCGCATACTGGTCCCACGCCACGGGCAGGCGGATCGCGTTGAAGCCGGCTTGCTTGACGGCCTTGATGAGGTCGTTCGTGATCAGGGGATTGCCCCAGGCTGTTTCGCCGCCGATGGCTTCCATCGTGTTACCGATGTTGAAGCCGATGCGGACCGAGGCTGCGATCTGCTGGGCGTCATGGGACATGCCCGTCATGTCGGCGGGGATGGGATTCGTGTTGTAGCTCGGGTACAGGCTTGTAGCGGGCGCGGGTGTGGGTGCCGGCGCAGGCGTTGGTGCCGGCGTTGGTGCCGGCGTTGGTGCCGGCGTTGGTGCCGGCGTCGGCATGACGGCAACCGGAGCAGTGGGCGCCGATGCGGAACCGCCACCTCCGCAACCGGCGAGCAGCACCGCGAGCAATGCGGCAGACAGCGTGGACAAGGCTTTCATGGATCTCCTCCAGGTATTTCTCATAAACCTGCAGAGTAGAAAGAACTTATGCCTTCAGGATAGCTATTGGCGGGGGATTGCTAACAATGTGCAGATTATTGAAGGAAAGTTGGAGGCTGTGTTAGCTGCGCGGGCTTTGCAGCGCGCGCCCTCGGCGCGCGGGGCCGTCCGCCTTGCGGACGGCAAATGGGCGATTCGGAGAGGGCCGGGCTCGTAGGCCCGGCCCTTCGAATCCCACCCCGCAGGGCGCGCAGGCGCCCTGCTCTCTCCGCCAAAACAAAAAAGGCCCCGATGGGGCCTTGTTTGTTCTGGCGGAGAGGGTGGGATTCGAACCCACGGTACGGTCACCCGTACGCCTGATTTCGAGTCAGGTACATTCGACCACTCTGCCACCTCTCCTGGTAACCGGTCGCTTGTATTCGCGTGAGGCCGCATTATAGACGGCCTCTCGGGAAAACGGAAGGGCTATTTGATTACGCCGCCGGCGCCAGACGCTCCAGCCCACCCATGTACGGACGCAGCACCTCCGGAATCACGACGCTGCCATCCGCCTGCTGGTAATTCTCCAGCACCGCGACCAGCGTACGGCCCACGGCCAGGCCCGACCCGTTCAGCGTGTGCAGCAGTTCCGGCTTGCCCTTGGCGTTGCGGAAGCGGGCCTGCATGCGGCGGGCCTGGAAGTCTTCGCAGTTCGACAGCGACGAGATCTCGCGGTAGGTGTTCTGCGCCGGCAGCCACACTTCCAGGTCGTAGGTCTTCGCGGCGGAAAAGCCCATGTCGCCCGTGCACAGCTGCATCACGCGGTACGGCAGGCCCAGGTTCTTCAGGATCGTCTCGGCCTGGCCCACCATCTCTTCCAGCGCGTCGTACGACTGTTCCGGGTGCGCGATCTGGACGAGCTCGACCTTGTCGAACTGGTGCTGGCGGATCATGCCGCGGGTGTCGCGGCCATAGCTGCCCGCTTCCGAGCGGAAGCACGGGGTATGCGCCGTGATCCTGATCGGCAGGGATTCCGCCGCGACGATCTCGTCACGCACCATATTGGTCAGCGACACTTCCGACGTCGGGATCAGGTAGAAATTCTCGCCCTCGCCTTCCGCGCCGCCTTTTTTCACGGCGAACAGGTCTTCCTCGAACTTCGGCAGCTGGCCCGTGCCGCGCAGCGAATCCGCGTTGACCATGTACGGGGTGTAGCACTCCGTGTAGCCGTGCTGGCCCGTGTGCGTGTCCAGCATGTATTGCGCCAGCGCGCGGTGCAGGCGGGCGATGCCGCCTTTCATCACGGCGAAGCGCGAGCCGGTCAGCTTGGTGGCCGTGTCGAAATCGAGGCCCAGCGGGCTGCCGACGTCGACGTGGTCCTTCACTTCGAAATCGAATGCGCGCGGCGTGCCCACCTTGCGGACTTCCACGTTGCCCGACTCGTCCTGGCCCACCGGCGTGGACGGGTGCGGCAGGTTCGGGATCGCGGCCATGAACTGGGCCAGCTTGTCCTGCACCTGGGCGAGCGCGGTCTCGTTGGCCTTCAACTCGTCGCCGATGCCGGCCACTTCCGCCATCACGGCGCTCGTGTCCTCGCCCTTGCCTTTCAGCATGCCGATCTGCTTGGACAGCGAGTTGCGCTTGCCCTGCAATTCCTCGGTGCGCGTCTGGATCGCCTTGCGCTCGGCTTCGAGGGCGTTGAATCCGGCGACGTCCAGCTGGTACTTGCGGCTCGCGAGACGTGCGGCGGCGTTGTCGATGTCTTTGCGGAGGAGTTGGATGTCTATCATTGTCGGGAATCTGCAGGGTGGGATATCGAAACCGCAATTGTACCAAGTCGTATGAGGTTCTCGCGCGCCGATCTTTCGGCTGGCACGGCAGTCCAATGCCGAGGAGAGAACCGCCATGGACGTCGATTGGGAATCGCTCTTCACGTTCAGCGTACCGCCGCTGGAACTGTTCGTGCGCGGCACGCTGACGTACCTGTTCCTGTTCTGCCTGTTCCGCTTCGTCGTGCGGCGCGACGCCGGGGCGCTGGGCCTCTCGGACCTGCTCGTGCTGGTGATCATCGCCGACGCCGCCCAGAACGCCATGGCGGGCGACTATATTTCCATCGTCGACGGTTTCCTCCTCATCGGCACCATCATCGGCTGGAGTTACGGCCTGAACTGGCTGAGTTTCCGCTTTCCCCGCTTCCGCCGCTTTGCGCTGGCGCCGCCGA includes:
- a CDS encoding phytoene desaturase family protein, yielding MDAGSRWDAICVGAGITSLAFGAQVVKRHPGARILVIDKHGVPGGYATVFQRPKAGAAFDCSLHKLSGMGEGGNLRRIFADLGLDAELGLKVPADYFEACLPGGAIRFGNGVDAFRQALHERFPHERAGLDRFFDEVAVHGRNGYHQFQMMDGTFEPDFAQLRYAHKHLKHVTVADALAQRINDPWLREILAATGIYVGGFPEDLGYLYFLHVVYATLTQGNAYVEGASQRLSDVLAARIVAAGGHVLLGTAVRKILSDDAGKVRGVATARGDFYADRVYLNAAPHYALRTLFDDRPALAPIRRKLKNLKPSRSTTTVYLTTDAAPADLGLASTETMIFASGADASRAARAVCDGDEACERAYWRDSVMEVTNYHALNPSGGRIVCLNVLDTMAHWPERRSPAYKLKKARALNVMLERLYAAKPGLRGHVVYTEVSTPRTYERFTNNTDGAGYGAMVGTDLSGHVFHHAFPIAGVHFLSAWVAGPSYEAAFGYAEMKAKQWAA
- a CDS encoding beta-ketoacyl-[acyl-carrier-protein] synthase family protein; translation: MHPKRVVVTGYGAVSALGENVPEIWDAIMNYRVGYQLTEFPDPKINARFFSFMEDRRQRYAGFPKAVLKMLPTFAKNALVASREALQMAFGSADEIHRFVKSPFDIGAIIGTGWGGMDSVNDNNNDYRESGLSSSFATLMSMHSIGTAAVALNWNMRGYQNTPVAACATGTIAIGDAYEVIKSGRARVMLAGGSESLKETFNVWSIDVIQALSKEQHDVRRACCPFSARRTGFVLAEGAAVLCLEEREHALARGAAILGEITGYGNYSDAYDMTAPADDLRARHMAIVQAVGQAPDRIGYINLHGTSTPINDVNETNTIKSAFGDGAPGIPMSSTKSYTGHLIGAAGSMETIFCLKTLETGIIPATIHMDEADPACDLDYTPNEHRQVERIDAALNVSFGFGGANSALVVGRA
- a CDS encoding alpha/beta hydrolase encodes the protein MRTLFRPVFGWRGDGPAGLEPFVHTSTDGSWLAGAVVASRRVPARGVVLLCHPFVKYGMHWFFNHGYHEWLADAGYHVVGFDFKGFGRSTVDGVSFAEDVVAVGEWAHERWPGLPVHVLGASFGAFHALHAIATGRTAFASVLCDSVPATVARFFGGGVTGAVMRGMSTSRWADATGTRPIFRSLPLPDDLPRLFLFGGDDPFIAPAEVARLREACGATSVRVYPDCGHLEVRKAFPGAYRGAILGFLYHSSSSKDYHSWIRTQ
- a CDS encoding diiron oxygenase — encoded protein: MTGQPPIIPLSPRGRLGVETLIEKSHAAPMDLNQVVPWRQGVDRQGVPKKMEHCWIYGTPWFDALTEAQRHEVLWLENARDVSMFILLEQTLPPLYMGYLNAHADALAPDVREYLMIFSKEEIMHTLMFRRYMKLARLPLFGPPDGLHEMLTVQLPKMHPVAGIIATLLLEWVAELSAMFVSQDDVVEPLTREMFHQHHLEEARHIAFGRWVGESFFEHAPEVQAAQMRQMMLGLMARLVPQFTYNPEIARHTSFAFPIACDDQAAIDAVRFSERSLALNEKRFAPLYAWLRKVGVS
- a CDS encoding MaoC/PaaZ C-terminal domain-containing protein, producing MQTAKHLAAAPMPLTLSFDMPAVEQWAQFSSDRNPIHFDLAHARAAGLDALIVHGMLAMMPMKEAASQAVAPDGWMKFRTLLRNPIAHDRDVVFTTKPAADGIAFRLHDTTGKTEHFRGTYGRVGDPSAQLQGDTPRGKPLERAHLDRFFATYPHVRERWIALDAVVFSQFMRSRLHVLERLAHAHMMRLSGGAPASRVVVQSSHTVTFDAAFFDASADADQWNRLHHALLTPELLASGNQIGGVVALPVLCAGRLVMLVEVGLVARFDTDIPN
- a CDS encoding glycoside hydrolase family 5 protein; translation: MSVFSRFCITLLAVSLAGCGSSGAATAAATTARTAAAPYPSYNTNPAPADMTGMSHNAQQIAASIRIGWNIGNAMEAIGGETAWENPQVSNALIQAVKKAGFNAIRLPVSWDQYADQKTGQISAAWLNRVKQVVQYCVDNDMVVLVNVHWDGGWLERNVTPGKKDAVNAKQKAYWEQIATALRDFDEHVMFASANEPGAPNAPAATVLMSYHQTFVDAVRATGGRNAYRVLVVQGPDTDIDKTVKLMHTLPADKVPGRMMAEIHFYGPYNFVMMDKDESWGNQAYYWGAGNHSKTDTKHNPTFGEEAFVDAQFASLKRKFVDKGIPVVLGEFSAMRRKNLTGDALALHLKSRNDYHTHVVKAAVANGVLPFYWDVGVTDGIFDRKTSLVRDQATLDALMAGLAP
- a CDS encoding acyl carrier protein; translation: MNVAEFLQDAIVELKDVDESTLIPALTFEELELDSLDYVEIQLRIKKKFKVEITPELFASGQLKNLGDLYAYIETNQPQAAVA
- the fabG gene encoding 3-oxoacyl-ACP reductase FabG; translation: MDSNAVKIQWVLVTGGTRGIGRGLVAAFCAAGYDVVFTYQRSHEAAAELVCEMADIGAHATGHCCDSADEEAVNALARGLLVERGAPHAVVNNVGITRDAVLMRMSSEQWTDVVNANLNASFYVTRAFAHAMVEEGDGVILQMSSVSGFKGNVGQTNYSATKAAMIGMTRSLALELGRFNVRVNAIAPGFITTEMTADIPEAKLKSLGAGIPLRRFGTVREVASLATYLASSDAAYITGQTFVVDGGLTA
- a CDS encoding 2-hydroxyacid dehydrogenase; this encodes MKTAIFSARPYDKSMLSDANREAGHDLRFLEDRLTLQTAALATGCGAVCVFVNDTVDAEVLALLAQQGTRLVATRSTGYNHIDVAAAGRLGIAVVRVTDYSPHSVAEFAVGLLLAVNRKIARASARTRDGNFDLHGLMGFDLHGKTVGVIGTGKIGTIFARIMTGFGCTVVGHDRYPSPAFEALGGRYVGIDELLDCSDVVSLHCPLTEETRHIVNATSLARAKRGGILVNTSRGGLVDTEAAIAALKTGQLGGLAIDVYEQEASLFFQDLSSTIITDDVIQRLVSFPNVIVTGHQAFFTVEAIGQIMRTTIESLTAFEQGRELVNRVPVS